Genomic DNA from Perca flavescens isolate YP-PL-M2 chromosome 14, PFLA_1.0, whole genome shotgun sequence:
agaaatatgaatgTAAAGTAAGCCTTTATTACCACAAAACCTTCTGACTTAGAAGCTTGTGAAtcagaattttattttattttataaggtTACATGCTTACACAGTTACAACCTGAGGGTACTTTCAAGTGCAACATCACCTGCCATATTTTCAATAAGAGGTGGAAGCAGGTTCCCTGTGGCTCTTTCAGAATGGTCACTTACTCTCAGCCGTGGTGAGCCCATCTGGTGTTGGTGGTTCTGTGATGTCTGTACATGCTCGGCTCAGAATCTGCTGGAGGAGTGCAGGGCTCAGCCGAGCCAAGTCAGTCCGACCCAGGACAGAGGAAGCAGAGCTGTTGTCTGCCAGACTGTAGATCAGGACCAGCTCTTCAGCTGAGAAACAGAACTGGTGAAACATATGAGCACAAACTGTCTGGTAAGACTTGGGTGCTGTAGTAAACTGTCAGCTGTACTGTACGTGTTCACCACAACCACTACGGACTTGCATTTTTCTGCTCATTTAACATGCAATATGTACCCGATCCCAGGTGGCGTTTCCTTCATGCCCCACGCTCCTCTTCCTCCGTCTGAAACCACTATGATCGTGATCAGAGTGTTCGTCCTGGTGTTGGTTGTCATGTTCGTGGTCAGGTCCGAGGTTGAGACTCCTCATGAAAGCCTCCAAATCTACACAACGCAGATACAACCTGCACCTCAGTAAAAGAACTCCAGGATTCAACTGGTTTTAGTTGGTAATATGACTAACCTTTCCTTCTAATATGACTAACTTTTCCTTAtgttaatagaaaaaaaataaccacaAGGTGTGTAAGTTTGTGCATACAGAAATACCTATGTGTATAATAGATCTTGCAATTTTAGTTTTCTAAGTGGTTAAGTCTAAGTTTACAGTCTTTGAATGATGACTATCTATGCatgtatctgtgtttttctgcGTTTCCGAAAGGACATTTACCCCCGACAGTGAAGTTCTCTGACCCGAGACGGTCAATGATGAAGTCCAGGAAGAAGCTCTCCTCAGGCAGTGAGTGGCTAATGAAGCAGTGACCTTGCAAGGCGTGATACAGGACACGGCCCAAAACTGCACCCACTTCCTGTCTCTGTTCTGCTGATGATGCGTTGACCTCTGCCATGATGTCACTGGCTGTTACACAGCTCTGGTTACCATAGTgataagagagagaaaggacaaAAAAAGGTATGGGTATAACCAAAAGAGAGTTTTACCTACTGACTCAATCTAGAGCTGAAATTGTCAATTCATTGATtagttgatcaacagaaaaataacCGACAATCATTTTGatgattgattaattgtttaaatcatgttttaacagCTCCAGTTTCTCAATTGTAAAAATTGTATGCTTTTGTTTGCCTTTATGTGATtgtaaattgtatatatttaggtTTTGGATTGTTGGATGGTCAGAACAAGCAATTTGATGATGTTACCTTAGACTTTACATAAATGTATGGTTATTATTtactattttctgttttttgcaGATGAATCGATTGTTGCTGCCCAAATTCAATTGCGATACTGTTACACTACTACACTCTTCCTGAGGGCTATTTCAATTCAGAAGAAAAGCAGGATTGAAAGGTTTCCCAGATAACTGAATACAACTATGCCATACTCTAGAGCGGGTTTGGGAAGGTGATTCAGTTTTGTATGCTAATGATGTTACTTCCAGAAAGCGTTCCCACAATTATTTGAGAAGTTATTTGGCTAACTTTTTTAATCCTGATATATGTCTTCATGCAACAACTCATCACATACCTGTGACAAGCAATCACACCCAAGGatagtgtttcctttccaaatAGTTTAACTTGAGtaagtaaaaaagtaaatatttgaGTATTTTTTGTGTAGCAGTAATGTTTAATGTCTCTTGGGAGGGGGCCATAGCTAGATCAACCACAGATGAACAAACACTAAACAGTACTTTTTTAGGTTCGGTCTACTAAAAAATACTTGTTGTTGTAGTCTTATGTTTACCTCACTTTCTGAGGGCTTGTAGTGGTCATGGAGCTTTTTAAGCAGCACCTTCAACCCATGAACGTGTATGTGCTCATGGTCCTGGTGCTGCTCCTGGTGTGTGATTTCATGTAGGAAACGTTCAACCTCCTCTCCCCATCTCCCCTGCCTCACCGCGGTGCAGACCAGGCCAGGGGTTGAGAGGTACAGGACGCATCCGGCAGCGAGAGCAGTGAACTGAGACCCACTGATGGTTACATGTTTTCTGCCTTTTCCAGTTTCGTCCTCTCCATGGGTGGAGTGATTCCTGATCAGCTGGTTAACGACATCTGCTAGATCACACTATGCACAGAGTAAAACCCATTCAGATCTCATATCACTTTATTGGTCAATTCAACCAAACCCAAGGGTAGATTAGAAAAAGAAATATGCACATTGCATTAACAGCAACCTGTAGTATAATAATTGTGGCTATCAGCTGCTTTTATTGCCTTCTATGGAAAACAACTTTTTCAGATTAgaagtaggctacaatataAATCAACATACTATTTATGCTGACAACAATCTGACCCAGATATAATTAAGATAATTAAGAGTTTGAAATATGTACAACTTTAACAAACGTTCTTTACGTTTGACCCAGGTGTGCCTCACTTACCTCTAATTGTATTTTGCCATATGTTATTTGGCAGTTTTACTTGTCTCTGATGTTTTTGCTTTACCCTTAGTTTCTCTGTTTTTATAACCCAGAGACTTCACTGTGAAGTTTATTCTGAAACTACTTTTAATTGAAGAAATAGTCTCTATGAAAACTTGGATggattttataaatgttttttttttatgctttaagGAATACAAATTAGATGTAATTCAGTTGTATTGGAATGGCAGCATTGGCAGATTGATATCTCAGAACATgcacataaaaccaaaactatctgcGTGGCTAAATACCAGTAGGACGGTAAGGGAGAAAATGCATTTCTGTGATTGAAGTAAATGGACCCCTAAACTGtcaaaacaggaaacaaaacTGTTAAATCACAAGGTCCAACTGTTGAACTCATTGACACCAAACATGACATTATAGACTTTCACTCTAGGTCAAATGTGGTTTATTAGTTTATTGAACCGCGTGAAGGTTTTACTCATTAACACTAACAAGTTATATTACTTCACTTGCCCTGCTTCATTTAATTCAGTTCTTTATTAGGAACAATTAAAGTGTGTTATAATCCAAGCTATTGTCTTtttgtccattttatttatcagcAGCCACCTGAGTTGATTCTTATCAGCCATGCATTGTCCATTTATGAAGATTATCGCTGACATGTTGCAAGTTCAGGGACTTCACTCTCATTTGTACTAATACTTTTGCCTGCAAAAGTGCCCTAATCAGTAGATGAACTAGTCTAGCATCAAATATTTGAGTAATCATTTTGTTTAGTCATTAAATACCAAACACATTTAGTCTGATTAAGACTAGCTAAAGCTAAAATAGAACTTCTCCCAATGAGATTATATGCCTATTCAGGCAGGCATTTAGTTaatgtagtttgtttttatgtttttatattgccattctttatttatttattggacGTACATACTACAGCACAAACTTTATCCGTCATTTTCaagaatacaataaaatgaaccaaaatataaataagtaggctacttgaaaaacatttttttttataatttaatttctttggctttttgatttagtgtcttttattttattgttatgaGCTTATGTATCTTGTCTATATGTCTTTTCTCTATTgtgttttatactgtaaagcTTGGAGCTGCATTTTATATGGGCTATGAAAGATGAAAGGtgttatacaaataaagttattattatcattattgttGATGTTATTAcgtataattattattataaataataaggagaagaacaagaagaaatCCAGTTTAACAAGTTAGGCCTTCAGTTAATCACTTTTGGACCTCGACCTCTCTCCGCTGCACCTGCAGTCAGTCGCCTGGCTCTCTTACCTGGCTGCGGAGTTAAGCCTAATAAAACTTACCTTTTCACACGACACTTCACCGCACTGCACACGTTTCTCCAGTGTATTAAAGACGGAGCCGATGGACTCCCCGGTCAGATACTGCTGTCCAGGAGACACGACGCTGAGCACAGCCGCGTACACTTCCTCCACAGCGGGAGACCCCGAAACAGAACCGAGCAAAGCCCAACTGGCAATGATGAGCAACGCGGAGAAAAACATCTTACAACTTtgtttaaaaactaatttgcaTAAGAATGGGTTAATGTAAAAAGATGTACAAAATAGGCCGTTAGAGACTGATACAGCCCAAAGATATTTCTACAGACACATTGAGCTAGAGAGCTCAGCTCACAGCTGTTATCAGTTTAAAACCACAAGGCCACGCGTTAACTGGACCTGGATTGTGATTGGCTGAGACGTGGCATGTACTGTCCTATACCTGTCTTATTAAAGTAGAGGAAGGCCTCTACAACACACCTTGATATAGGCCTAGGCGATCAGATTACAAGATTGATTTGCTCCTACTATATGAACTAAAAAGCTCAAATTTTCAGTTAGCCCTTATTCCGGTTTTGAGAAACCTTATGCAAGCTGGAAAATACTCCCGATAGAAACCAGATACTACTCCATGTACACCTTATCTGAATCCTGGACACTGATATGATCATGTGAACAGGGATATGAATATGAATAACCATGTTATCCATGTTCCATGTAAACTTACTCACTGACCAaagtttgaatgaatgttaaATTCTGATGTTTTGGCAGAGTAGATGGTTAAGAAAGCTTACAAACCTTAAAGATTTACCAAAACATGCTTTATAATTACAGCACCTCCAAACTCAGTGCCCAAAATATTTCAATGTTAGACATGTCAgacacaaataattttttaatAAGTGTCTGGTGACACTTATTAAACTCAGTGATTAAGTTAAAATGGGAATAAGGCATTGCCTCTGAAAGCATCCTGGATGTGACGTTAGGCAATCTTTTACATGTAAAccgccaaaagtatgtggacatcTTGGTCCAAATGAATGAAGCCGACATCATCTTAGGCCTGCAGACAGCTAAACAGACAAATGATGATGCTGTTAGTCATTAAACACCAATGTGCTTCAAACATGAATACATTATTTCAAATTTGTCCATCACTCTGTACATTTCCTTGTAAAATGATGACTTCTTTAAAAATGATCTGTCACAAACATTGCTTCACCAACTTGACAACCTTTCTCCATAACTTTTCTTAATGGCGACGATTTAAGGGAAATAACTTTCTCGAAGGTGAAGTGACTGAAATGTCAGCTATGAAGACAAAAGGACAGAGGTTTTATTGTCTCTTGTGCTGGTTCAGTGGCATGGAGAAATCACTAGTTTATAGACTTCATAGATGAGTGCTCTTCAACATTAGGTAAGTGTAGACAAGGTTTAGCCTTATAAGCTaaagctgtgaaaaaaaaacattttacagtacTGCTACAGTCCATCAATCAATCTTAATGAAAACCTTACAGAGTGTCAAACAGGAAGAAAAATACAGTCATAGGTTAAAAGTCACGACATTTTAACATCATGACATTCTGTGTACTATACTATAGTCTGCTTCAACATGTCCACCACACACAACATCAACCTGACCTCAACAGAATGagatatgacagaaaaacactgaagaataatatagataataCAATGCAATGATGAAAGATCAAGTTTGCATTTTCTTGTTTCtttcttcttgtgtgtgtgtgtatatgtgtgtgtgtgtgtgtgtgtgtgtgtgtgtgtgtgtgtgtgtgtgtgtgtgtctgtgtctgtctgtgtctgtctgtctgtgtgttctctGCATTATGTAACCACCAGGTGGTGCAGCTGCTCTGTGTAATCACAGCAAATAATTCATCCGAGCTGCAGTCCTTAAACCTTCTGATAGGACTGATCTGAACTGGTATTTAAATGTGgtgttgtttaattttttaGGTTTATAACAGAGGTTAGCAGCTAACTTTATGTTTGGGCaaactattttgattattgcTTGAGTGTAATTAATAACACTTGctttatttgtttgatttacTGTGTGATTTGAgatttcaaaatgaatggctgtAAATTTAGAAACAAAGGAGTGATGTTTTTGCTTTTCTTAGATACCATTAATTTCTAATGGGAAGTTCTACTTTTAGTTTTGCAGTCATTTAGCTGATTGACCAAAATGACAAGCAACAGCAACACTTCTACTCAGACAATTGTCAAGATTTGCTCTGTTTGCCTAACGAGTGACCCACCGGTTAATTTCCTTGTCTCAACAAATGTCCAAACCCATAGCTGTTGTTAGTTtagtattgttttgtttgttcttaTCTGGATGTGATGAGAGTCAACGATTCTGACTTTCTCTGCTGTTGCTTCATGTCTGAACTGAAATCATGTCAACAGTCGCTCGCTGTCGGCCTCACAAACCACTGAAGGGAAGGATATTGAGTTGATTGGCTGCACATCACTTCACACACATGAACAGACagcaacacacagaaacacacacacacacacatgctgcctTATGGCATGGGACCCCGGACATCTGCCCTTgccacacacgcatgcacgcacgcacgcacacacacacacacacacacacacacacacacacacacacacacacacacacacactcatgcactgCTAATCTttgagacaaaacacacactgtcCAGTGACCTGTTTTTACACCCCCCTATTGTCATGTCTGGGTTGCACTCTCTGTTACAGGGTCTGTCATGCAAACCTGTAGATGTtctcaacacacacattcatcaagTCCaacactgtgtctgtctgcctgtctttctctgtctctcccccacTGTCTTGAACACACTCACTGTCTGCCCTTAGCCCTACTTTCTTTCTGAGGCTGATGTTTCCATtacagaaataaaagcatgacgGCTAATCCAGTTATATGTTCcctggacaacacacacacacacacacacacacacacacacacacacacacacacacacacacagggggcaTGTGATTGAAGCAAGACCCCCTGTTGTGAAAAAGTCACACAGAGCTTTCTGTAGCTCTGGAAATAAATACCAAACATtggtaatcacacacacacacacacacacacacacacacacacacacaccgataatCTTCCAAGACAATTTCCTACAGAGCTGCACATTTGTGGAGTGAAAAGATCGGGAGAAATAagggaaaagaaagaaggattTTTCCCAGATCTAATCCTGATctcttccccatctctctctctctctttttacagtaattcattcatttagtcATTCAGATGTAAGATTTAGAGGTACTGTAGTAGGTAGAATAGAAGTCACAGTGTTGATTGATTCAAACCCATCATGACTACATCATAACTGTCCTGACACTGAGCAGCAGGGCGGCCGCTTTTCCCTTTGTTAGTTTTAGCTTTCAATAGAGTTAGATTTGAAATTGTCAAACTCCAAGCAGCAGACGCCAACATATTCTGACTTTAAGTTTCTGGTTCATTTAATATGACTGTCTGTGTTTCCCTGCCTGATACTGTAATGAGTCTTTAAAACTCCACAGTGTAATAACTCAACTTTACTGGATAAATCAGACTCAATCAGCACTTGTTGCACACCTGGAAATCATCACATTTTATATTTGGAGCAACAACTTCTTTAAAGTGAGAATGTTTTCTTCATGGAATGGGTTACTTTATCTTTTGTTAAGACGCCAGCTTTACCTTCTTCTGAGATTGTTTTTGCCAACTACTGTTGAATTTCTACTTTTAACCAAACACAGACATTaagtccttaaagtgctcagaGAAGTGAAACTGTGATTGAAAGCTACCGAgcagctactaaatggaccttgttACGCTGTTTTTTGTCAACTGCTGTTTCCTAGATTAAAAAAGAGCTCTCAGTCTTAACTTATTTTTACACATGTCTTAAAGTCCAGAAATATAGGTGTGATAAAGAGAGTGGTCAAGGTAAATTTGCCTGAAGAATCAGAGAAGAGGGACAGTAAAAGAATGAGAGAGTTATTGAGGTGTTTCTGTccagaagagagaaggagaggatgaaaaagaaagtaaaaacagTGAGATTTAGAGGGAGAGAGTTTGAAAGGAAGGTATGTCCTACATGCATGGACACTCATTCAGGTCATTTCAGATAATTATACTACCTATGGCATCcatacatttattaatttactgTATTAACCCTCACATGCCTGActaaaagataataaaaaacattCTCACTCTCTTTAATTGGTATTTCGGTGCTCTTTAGCGTTCATTGATTGAGTTAATTACATCCTTAATGAGGACACTTTTTCTTCCTATATCTAATTAAAGGGTTGGTACACCGCTTAATTGTCAGTGTCCTGAAAATGACCGGGCCAGTTAGAAACTGCTGTCCTGTGGGATCTGAATGTTTGGCAGTTACTTTCTCGGTGTCACACATGTTggtgcatgcaggctgaaggAGGGCATTCCAAGTAACATAACTTTGGGTAAATTGTACCACATGGATATCACACATGAGAAAAAACTGACACCAATAAGCTGTTAACAGAGATTTTAATtgtatactttattattattattattaatgggGCGAGGCCTGCGAGCTAGTTCAGGCAGTCAACTCGAGCTGCATTGCTGTACACACAAGTGACATGCCTCACTACCCGTATCATTTACCAAACACACCCCCTCAATTTGGTGGTGTATTTAAGCTGCACAATTTCCCCACCTTTGCCTTGTCAGCGCTGCTAATGCCCTGTACCTGTGTCGCTGCCTGCCTCCGGCCAGGGGGAAGCTACTTTATCATCGTTCCCCAAAAGCTTATGTAAATCAAACTGCTTGGAGTGATTAGGTCGGAATCTGACCACCAAACACAATGTTCTGCTGttataataaacattttaaatgtgagtTGTCTgactgaattattattattattatgaatgaCTAAAAAACTCTTTAACTCTTTAACTTGAGATGTGTCTTGCAGCCATAGACAGAACTCACACTGATTTGAACACACAAGATACAAAAAACATAAGAATATACAGAAaacatacagtaggcctatcaTAATAATATGTTAAACAGATGGTAAAATGAATTATGCAAGCTTACATAAAACAATGCTCATAACATGAAATGTATCCAATGCAAACAACGAATGGTTACATCACTGTCATCATCCACATATTTTTCTATGAAGGATTCATCAGTAGCTGACTCATCTTGATCATTTAAATGTTTGCCTTCAAgagagataaaataaaatatacatcTTTGTCTCATTTGTGCTGCTGCATCATTTGTCCAAAAATTGCAGTCAGCTATCCCCGCTGACGATATTACACATTATAAATACTCACTGCTCGCTTTAAATGAGCTCAACAGGAATTCAATCCCTGGATAAGGTAAGTGACTTTGCACAGTTTGAGCATGATTAGCATAATACACAAAGTTTGTGCAGTCTACATGTATTCAGGATTTTTTTATGGACGTTCTTAGGCTTCTTCTGGGAATCCTCAATAAGGCGCgtgcgaacacacacacacacacacaaacacacacacacacaacacacacattggtCAAATATTGGTCAAATGTTAATGATTATTAATTCATGGGTTAAAAAATCTTACAGTATTGCAATTTTTCAATCCTAGTAGATGGACAAAATACTGattgaaaaagagagagaataaaaagaGGTGGAGGAAGGGAAGACAAATGGTaatgatggagagagacagagggagagagagagagagtgagtgtgagagagttagagagagagagagagagaaagaaagagagaattaaaaaaaatcagtacTTAAAAATAATAACCATGTCATGGCCTGATTGGTTTGGTTTTCCCATATTTAACTCAGTGAACTGGGAAATGAGAGAAAGACGGAGAGGAATGGTGGCagattgaaagaaaaaagaaacaaatggagtaaaaaagcaacagaaaatgAAACAGGGGGTGGggatgggaagaaaaaaaaaagagaaacagagaaagggaATGTGGATAGTTCATGTTTTTACACTCCTGTTCATGTATATGGATTAATAACAACAAGATAAGGTACATTGTGTAAATAAACTAGCTTAAGAGTGTCTGGAAGGCTTTTTAAGCACATTTCCTTTTGACAGAGcccagctagctgtttccacctgctatcagtctttatgctaagctaggctaacacaACCTGACTAAAAACACAGACTACTATCTCCAGATCACTGCCGATATGTGGAAAATGGCATTATGTTTtccacaaaacattttttgctAATGCTACATATATGAACATATGTAATTGGGGATTGAACCACAAGCCATAAAAGCCTTAAATCAGTCAGAATAAGCTAGTCGTCCAGCTGGTCTGACCATACCCAAGGGTGTatagtgtattgtagtgtgtgatgtatattcttcattttttgtttgtcgGTGTCTGatataataattatttgtttgtattatgtCTGATGTCTTGTTATAAAGTGTCTTGCGATTGTGCCGCAAACCCAACTGCcccacggggacaataaagttgtctactactactactgaacCCTGAAACAGCAAAATTAGGGAATATGAAAACATTTGCTTAACCCCTCCCAAGGACAGCCATTGTCCAATCATAGTTTAGCAATTGTATCTAGACATGGCTTGATGTCATGTCAAGATGGATTTGTAGCAGAACTCGtcttttttattccacacattcttTTTCATTGTCAAAATCAggcgcctacattacccacaatgcaacttgaccGCCGACAGTTCAGTCTGAGATTCAAACTTTTAGTCTTCAGCCCCAATCGATGCTGACTCAGGGGACATTACTTGAGGTAATGTATCAGATTTCTCACAGCCCCCTTTGGATCCCCAAAAGGCTTTATACACCTTTTAGGGCTTCACTTGCGGTAAACTGtacacattttgtttatttggcTGTTAGCTTGCTGTAGTGTTATACGGTTAATCAATGTTTTTACTGCATCAACAATTAGTCATTATTGGACTGAAAACTAAAATATTATCCATGTTTCAATggcagaaaaatgtttttttgacaaactcTACATCACGGTGACCAAGGAGTTAGAGAAATAATTTGCTTCCAGTTTAACTTTACACCTCTCAAGAAATACAACATTGTAATCACATGACGCCACAAAGAGAAAAGGGTGTCAACAGTATGTAAATAAGTAAGTAGAGAATCCCTTCTACCTTGTATTGAACATAGGCTGAGGTGTGAGCACTGCAGAGGcacaaagaaaaatgaaagctcTGTTTTGCCTCATTACACCAGACTTTAGTCCCGGCCTCGCACAAGAAGTAATGAGTAGAAGGACAGACAGCCATTAGCCTAAATAGCTGCAAAGGCAAAAGCAAAGTGATGTGGCTTTCAGATGGCGACATTTAAACCTCCAAAAATGTTGAGCTTCCCCCTGGAAAAAATGATTCACGATCATACTTCAAACTTTTCTGAATTCAACATGACACTGGCTGCATTCCCTAATGAAATGATTCTCTTTAATTGATTGTTATTACTCCTATGTCGGTGAAGACGCAACTTTTAAGGTTTCATTGCGATAAACTTTGTTCCAGGTTTTAATATTATCTTATCTATTATTCACAGTGAAATTATCTGTCTGATTCTATAAGCACCAAGGCTTAAACTGATTCAAAAAGCTGCAGGTCCACAGGGAAAATACCTAAAGTGGAAAAACTGCAACATGAACTTTGATTTCATGCTTCTGGAGCATGTAACAGTACTGtataagggtgtgtgtgtgtgtctctgaacTCTGAATTCACGCTTCCAGGAGACTCCGAAGCTTACAATGatctgcagagagagaagaggaggaagaaaaagattCAATACGAATCCAGGATTATGAAAATCATAACACCCAGAGGAGAGATTCAGTCCTGATTGAATGTTTATTGACATAAAACCTGTGTCGCTGCTGACACCGGTGGGAGATTGAGTCATTTTACAGAGTGAAcatttcataataaaaacagctCTCTTGGCAGTTTTGATTatgaaaaacagcaaaaaatatttgtttctgtgAATTTGGGAACCTGTCTTGTAAATAATTTTTGTTTGTAATTAACCAAGAAACTCTAAAATCAAGAAcccttttctttgtgtgtttagGCTTAGATGATGTTACTCTCAGGTCTGCTTTTATCGTCATACTATGAGTTCTTAGTACTACATTATCATCACCTAGGTAGCTCACCTCTTAGAGCGTGTTCCCATATACAGAAGCTCAGTCCTCGAAGCAGTGGCCTGTGGCCCTTcatctttgactt
This window encodes:
- the slc39a4 gene encoding zinc transporter ZIP4, with the translated sequence MFFSALLIIASWALLGSVSGSPAVEEVYAAVLSVVSPGQQYLTGESIGSVFNTLEKRVQCGEVSCEKCDLADVVNQLIRNHSTHGEDETGKGRKHVTISGSQFTALAAGCVLYLSTPGLVCTAVRQGRWGEEVERFLHEITHQEQHQDHEHIHVHGLKVLLKKLHDHYKPSESESCVTASDIMAEVNASSAEQRQEVGAVLGRVLYHALQGHCFISHSLPEESFFLDFIIDRLGSENFTVGDLEAFMRSLNLGPDHEHDNQHQDEHSDHDHSGFRRRKRSVGHEGNATWDRFCFSAEELVLIYSLADNSSASSVLGRTDLARLSPALLQQILSRACTDITEPPTPDGLTTAERYLYATIANIVITLASMFGIVVLLCTSCTNVFQLCIQFCISLAVGSLTGDALLHLIPMFLGLHVHSDNTSSQLQHGQQEEIPDYIYKILVLIAGIYYFYLMETIFSLIVYKDKDNHHHHQHHHGEESEPHHCDHGRVLEMYQQERKQKDKSQSTSKAELVGYEDHEKSLSGLKERTREQRLLPYMITIGDGIHNFADGLAMGAAFSLSWKSGLATSLAVLCHEIPHELGDFAILLHSGVSVRKALLLNLGSAMTSFIGLYIALSVATDLATKQWIAAITAGLFLYVGLADMLPTMVHISNKRPWLMFLLQNVGLLSGWSILLVLSIYEERISF